CTTAAATTCTTCAATGAACTATAATTGTATTTTGTTCTTAATATGTTAATACGTCTTACGTTGTCATACTAGCCGGATTAATAAGAATAAATGatatgttccttggagaacacagaatgatcaagctattgagtaacagaagatcagagaccattgacagccattttaccagtaggtatagtaacttgtcatctttcatgttcaacaacacaccaataacatgtgacaacaggaaacacagcaggtcaaaagcaagcttacCTTCTggccaggaaggtcttccacATCACTAAAAACGGAAAGACAGCatccctgggtgggctcaaatcaccaacttttaaattaacagtctaacgcgccatccaattgcaccacagagacttgtggttatactgaccctcagaaggccaaagtctcatggaagctcacTTCAAGTTaggaagggtcagttcacatctcGACAATCGgaaaaatgtcatccctgggtggATGACTGTCAACCTTCAGATTGACAGTCAAACACACTAAATGATTGCACTTgagaggcttgtgttggcattgaccCTCAACAGGCCAAAGTTACAGGGAATCTCATGACAGGTCCAGGATGTCACATCcacatcatggagcacaacaaactgaaaactctcatccctgggtgggctcgaaccaccaatctttagattaacagtctaagACGCTAaccaattgcaccacagagacttgtgaTGAGTTTGACCCTGACGCTTGATCGCTGGCCATCCgtgctctcatccaactgaacatggagtttacgaaacaacaacactttgttccaatggttgtgttaacgtgcatcgaaagtgcagcaacattttcaaggaagtagccctgtagttttctaatgtttgttagctttttgaatggccttaaaagggcaaaAATGTAGCGCAATATTCGCcagcgcaacattatattaaaaggcatctggcaggagtaaattcagccacaatcacaaatatattctgataaatatatattttaaacaactgcattttcacaaatgtaatatataatcgccaagcccattcaaaataattaggggactgactccggaagaatgatgTAGTGGCGagtcactttcatggcgtataggcatacatatacacacaaacacactggaccaacattgtccttcAAGTGAGATAAATATAAATGCTAAGGCTTTTCATGCCAGATTGACATTATTTACGTTGTCATACTAGCCAGATTAATATGAATACAGGTGCTAACTGATTGCGCTAGAGAGGCTTTTCGTGGTATTGACCCTCAGCAGGCCAAGTTGTTCAGCACTAttatggcttcggggtagaagctgttaaggagccctttggtcctagactttgcgctccggtaccactCTACATGCGGGAGCAGAGAagacagtctatgacttggatgactggagtctctgacaattttatgggctttcctctgacaccgcctattatataggtcctgggtggcaggaaggtTGGTCCAAGtgatgtacgcactaccctctgtaacacCATACtttcagatgccgagcagttgccatactaggcggtgatgtaaccggtcagaatgctctcgatggtgcagctgtagaaccttttgaggttcTGGGGAccgatgccaaatcttttcagtctcctgaggaggaaatggttttgtcgtgccctcttcacaactgtcttagtgtgtttggaccatgatagtttgttggtgatgtggacaccaaggaacttgaaactctcaacccactccactacagccctgtcaatgtgaatggggtCCTGTTCAGCCCGCCTTTGTCTGTAGTtcatgatcagctccttggtcttgctcccatcgagggagaggttgttgttctggcaccacactgccagttctctgatctcctccctataggctgtctcatcgttgttggtgatcaagtcTACCACAGTTGTGTCGTCAGAAAACATAATGATGGTTTGGGAGTCGTGTTTGGGCACGCAGTCGTGGCCAAACAAGAAGTGCTTAAGTTGATTAACAAAAACTACACAAGTGAACTTAACTACATGACCAATTACTAaaaaaaacagcaagcaataaaTAATGACAACAGCGATTACTCACAGTACTAACAAGATACCCACCCTACATGATGACAAGACTACTGAGCTCTATAAGTATTGGGGCAGTGGcccatttttatacattttttggcTCTGcgctccagcactttggatttgaaatgatgcaATGCTACCATGACCACGGATAGCcttgaatgaatcgtgaataacaATGAATGAGAGTTACAGGCGCACTAATACCAttcccccaagacatgctaaccttacaataacaggggaggttagcttTTTTTGTGGGGTGTGATATTGATGCctataactttctcactcatcataaTTCATTCAGGAtgatccgtaatcatggtagcatccacattaatgcagtgtttagaaacatattctatacTCATTTACAATAACAGTGACAAATGCATCCAGCAAGTTTGTAGACTCACAAGCTTGATTTAATCATTGCGGGagcaaatactaaacttttgactactttaaatacataagtgaatttgtcccagtacatttggtcccctaaaatggggggacaaTGTACAAAAAGTACTGTACtttctaaacagttcacccgatatggatgaaaataccctcaaattaaagttaAGTCTGCACGTCAGtccattgtatcatttcaaatcacAAATGCTGGAGTAGAGCCAAAGCAACAACACAAatggtcactgtcccaatacttttggagctcactgaaGTTTGTCATTTAGCATAAACACTCAAggaataaaatgatataaaacagAGTTTATTTATAGAAGAAATACAGTTAAAGTGCACATTAGCATAGCACTTCAACCAGACACTCTGGCTCTCCGACAGGTCACAGATACGTTGGTtcaaacatttattttcaaaATGCCTGTGCTGTTGCAACATTCCATTGCTACTGTGACAAAATCTTCTGCAGGGTGATGCCAAGCATCAAGTTTGTTTGCAATCAATCATCTAACAATAACCCATGTAATGAAATACATCTGTGACATGTGTGAAATATGCCCCTGGTGGTGCAGTTCTAGCCACATTGTATcattttttgggggtttgtaCCTGTTTTGTATCAGCACAACTGAAGCCCATGTGATACAATAAAGACAAAGAATGGTCTTTTCAtttgctttttttattttatttaaccagtaaagctagctgagaacaagttctcatttacaactgcgacctggccaagataaagcaaagcgacacaaacacatgggataaacaagcgtatagtcaataacacaatagaaaagaaaagtctatatacagtgtgtgcaaatggcgtgaggaggtaaagcaataaataggccatagtagcgtagtaaatacaatttagcaaataaacactggagtgatagatgagcagatgatgatgtgcaagtagaaatactggtgtgcaaaagagcagaaaggtaAATAAAACCAAtacggggatgaggtaggtagttggttgggctatttacagatgggctatgtacagctgcagcgatcggttagctgctcagatagctgatgtttaaagttagtgagggaaatataagtctcccttcagcgatttttgcaattcgttccagtcattggcagcagagaactggaaggaaaggaggccaaaggaggtgtaggctttggggtgaccagtgagatatacctgctggagcgcgtgctacaggtgggtgttgttatcgtgaccagtgagctgagataagcgggagctttacctagcataggcgtatagatgacctggagccagtgggtctggcaacaaatatgtagcgagggccagccgactagagcatacaggtcgcagtggtgggtggtataaggggctttggtgacaaaacggatggcactatgatagcaaactggatgcagtctgagtagagtgttggaagcaattttgtaaaggacatcgccgaagtcgaggcgGCATGAGTGAACGAGGCTTTGTTGCGAATATGAAGCCGATTCTATATTCAatattggattggagatgtttaatatgagtctggaaggagagtttacagtctagccagactgtagtttgtagttgtccacatattctaagtcagaaccgtccagagtagtgatgctagtcgggtgggcgggtgcggcagcgaacggttgaaaagcatgcatttggttttactagcgtctaagagcagttggaggctacggaagagtcggcccgagaattgaaccctgtggtacccccatagagactgccagaggtccggacaacaggctctccgatttgacacactgaacttggtctgagaagtagttggtgaaccaggcgaggcagtcatttgagaaaccaaggatgttgagtctgccgataagaatgtggtgattgtgattgacagagtaaaAATCCTTGGCCAgatctatgaagacggctgcacagtactgtcttttatcaatggcggttatgatatcgcttagtaccttgagcgtggctatggtgcacctgtgaccagcttggaaaccagattgcacagcggagaaggtatggtgggattcgaaatggtcagtgatctgtttattaacttggctttcgaagactttagaaaggcagggcaggatggatataggtctataacagtttgggtctagagtgtcacacCCTTTGAAGAGATGCTTGTTGAAGATAAAGGCAACGCAGAAATACTTTCACAACTGAATGAATTGTACACAGTAGCTTTTgtcccactctctccttcccttccaatctctccccctcctccctcacacaCTGACAAAAACCAGGCGTGCAGAGTAAGCCAGATCTGCCAGGTAGAGCAGGAAGTTGAGAGCGGTGAGAACTGCAACCATCAACAGTGTTGGCTGCTGCCGGGTTTGGATGTGGCTGTAACTCTTGTCAAACTGGAACACGGGCCAGATGATGGTGGCGGTCAGGTACATGACAACAGCCAGCAGGCCATAGGCTGACAGGAAGCGTGTGAAGGGGAACGGGAGAAAGCCGGTACACTCCCCGACACACAGCACCACCACGGCTGCCGACAGGATGAAACAGACACAGTAGACCGCCATGCACCACTTGAGCGCTGCGTGATGATCGTACGACACCGGGTCGCTGACCAGCATGAAGATGATGCAGGCCACGAAGGTCTGGCACACCTTGAGCAGGCCTGGAGACGTGGCCATGTAGCCCACCACCTCGCCTGGCTGCGCCCGCGTCAGGGTCACCTCCCACAGGTAGGCCACGGTGGCCAGGCAGGAGAAGACGGTGGAGGCGATGCGTCTGTCCCGGGCCTCCCCGTGGTTCTGCTGGCCCTTGAGGAAGTAGACAGGGAAGATGACAGAGGCGGAGAAGCAGAGCAGGGTGGCGTAGCAGGCCATGGTGATGGGAAAGTTTTTCCAGGAGACAGGGGCTCGGGCCTGGAGGCCAAAGTGCTCCACCAGCAGTACCAGCAGGGTCATGGAGAAGCTGAAAGcccaacagaacacacaccagtctGCTAACCCgtgggagagagaggcctcacgGGCCACCACACTGAAGGCCACGCAGGAGAACAACTGTGCAGCCACACGCACCCACAGCAGCTGGGAGGTGGGCAGCACAATCAATGGCATGGTGGGAGGTGTTATACTGTCAAGTTATACAGGGGAGTGGGGAATATGTACTGTAATATAGCTGAACACCGTAATAGTTCTTGTTCTGGCCCTTCCTCAGATACAATTAAAAGACTCTGAACTTGTCCTGTTCTCATCCAGGGTTCTGCAAGGAGATAAAGAAACAAAGCAAGATTTAGGGGCCAGGCAAATCACAGAACATCCCAATTTAGAAATACAGTATaacacaaaagtgagtacacccctcacatttttgtaaatatttgagtatatcttttcatgtgacaacactgaagaaatgacactttgctacaatgtaaagtcgTGAGtatacagcttgtataacagtgtacatttgctgtcccctcaaaataactcaacacacagccattaatgcctaaaccgctggcaacaaaagtgagtacacccctaagtgaaaatgtccaaattgggccgaaatagccattttccctccccgggtACATGTGACttgttagtgttacaaggtctcaggtgtgaatggggagcaggtgtgttaaatttggtgtcatcgctctcacactccctcatactgactggtcattCGAAGTTCAACATgacacctcatggcaaagaactctctgaggatctgaaaaaaataattgttgttctacataaagatggcctgggcaataagaagattgccaagaccctgaaactgagctgcagcacggtggccaagaccatacagcggtttaactggacaggttccactcagaacaggcctcgccatggtcgaccaaagaagttgagtgcacgtgctcagcgtcatacccagaggttgtctttgggaaatagatgtatgagtgctgccagcattgctgcagaggttgaaggggtgggaggtcagcctgtcagtgctcagaccatacgtcgtacactgcatcaaatttgtctgcatggctgtcgtcccagaaggaagcctcttctaaagatgatgcacaagaaagcccgcaaacagtttgctgaagacaagcagactaaggacatggattactggaacagAGCATGATcacctcccttcggagactgggccgcagggcagtaattccaacatgataacgaccccaaacacacctccaagacgaccactgccttgctaaagaagctgagggtaaaggtgatggactggccaagcttgtctccagacctaaaccctattgagcatctgtggggcatcctcaaacggaaggtggaggggtgcaaggtctctaacatccaccaactccgtgatgtcgtcatggaggagtggaagaggactccagtggcaacctgtgaagctctggtgaactccatgcccaagagggttaaggcagtgctggaaaatgatggtggccacacaaaatattgacactttgggcacaatttggacattttcacttaggggtgtactcacttttgttgccagcagtttagacattaatggctgtgtgttgagttattttgaggggacggcaaatgtacactgttatacaagctgtacactcactactttacattgtagcaaagtgtcatttcttcagtgttgtcacatgaaaagacatactcaaatatttacaaaaatgtgaggggtgtactcacttttgtgatacaCTGTAAATAAAAATGAAACCATTGTGAGATTGTGAAACTGAAACCGTTAACACGACTCTCAGTTCTACATACACGAGAGCAGTTCTTGAAAACGGTTCCCAGTCACTTCTTCCCTgcatgtccctccctccccagagAGATGCCTGATTACATGCTCTCCTAGTTTAAgtacacacattacatcaacatGGCTTGACTCGCAGTTCTAAGTTTAAATGCTTGAGAGAATTGTATTCACTACGACAATACGTGCTAACAAATTGAaagaaatacgtttttttgtaCGTATGGGAAATTTCAGGGActttttatttcaggtcatgaaacatggaaccaacactttacatgtagtgattatatttttattcagtataattTAAAGATCCATACTAAGTATTGGATCTTTAAAATACAGCTTTTTCAtgaccctgcagtttacctatacaATGTCTGATGGTGAAgtaaacaaaatatataaatgagctctccacaatgaatttcaatagaaaactaatAAAAATAGTCAAGCTCCGGCAACCATGGAAaagtaaatacctgtctatttacaGGAAAAAAAATGACACTGAtgaactccttagtcatatcttaGCTTACTTCACTTACGTATGGCCTTGCCTACCCCTGATGATTTGtatttcaaatcatatgagcaaaaaaaaatgttttcttttATCTGGGATGCTAAACCAGACAAGATAAAGCGTGCccatctatataatgaatataaactgggtgggttgagattaaaTATAAAAGCTCTAAacctctaaaagcttcacttataCAAATATTTTACTTGAATccaaaatggttctcaagtagattactaagaaaaacTTGTTTAAAAATTGAATTTTGTGCAGATTGCCACGTCTCATTTTCGATTATTTGAAAATTAAACCTTGTTGAAAGTATCTCTTGTtgaaacaagcattgcagagcctGGCATGTTGGGGGCTTGGGCCGATAGGTTGCTGGTTCGGGTTCCCGATTTAActtggtgggagatctgtcgacgtgccctttGGCGGGGTGCTTTGACCCTGATTGCTCCTGTGggttgctctggatgggagtgtctgctagatgactgaatgtaacgtaaatgttgagcggcttcactgcaggtagattgtatgttttaatatttaatacatttgaacaAAAACTAGAGTTTCTATTAGACAAATTCAGGTAAGTCCCTCCCTGTTTAGtttccgtttaagaaacatttcgcatcagaatcggcggaatgaatacacccctaacCAGTGCAAAACCTTTTCGCTATGGTGTAAAATGTTTTCGCTACGGTGTGCACAAATGAATTTTGTTCAACCCAGCTCTTTAGGGTTGTTAGGCCTACTAATTGATTACCACATCCCCCCCCTCCTGGTCACATGTTATAATCCTCCAGTAGGTTACACTTatcggtaacactttatttggatagtccatctgtagatcctctacagactatataTAGTCTATCAGAAagatttcaactaactatctactaaccctaacctcaacaccAACCCTTATCAACACGATATTGTTGATAGTACAGTATGACCATCTGtaaagcatctacagatggattacccggactatccaaataaaatgTGACCCACTTCTCCTCACACTAAGAAAGATATagcagtcagagagaaaacatatATTCTAGCTGTGACTTGTACTAGGCTAGGGAGTATGCACACAGTAATGAGGAAATAAAAAAACTGTGAATTCAGACTGAATTGAGAAGGCATTTCCTCCTTGACGTCATCGCTCTCTATTGGCATTGGTGTTCACTGTCAGTCACACAGCATCATCATCCCTTTTCGTTGGGCCAAAGCTAAGATCCTAAGACTTCGAGACacgtctgcatcccaaatggtaccctataccctacacagtgcactacttttgaccagagccctatgg
This Oncorhynchus clarkii lewisi isolate Uvic-CL-2024 chromosome 21, UVic_Ocla_1.0, whole genome shotgun sequence DNA region includes the following protein-coding sequences:
- the LOC139378899 gene encoding myeloid-associated differentiation marker homolog; the protein is MPLIVLPTSQLLWVRVAAQLFSCVAFSVVAREASLSHGLADWCVFCWAFSFSMTLLVLLVEHFGLQARAPVSWKNFPITMACYATLLCFSASVIFPVYFLKGQQNHGEARDRRIASTVFSCLATVAYLWEVTLTRAQPGEVVGYMATSPGLLKVCQTFVACIIFMLVSDPVSYDHHAALKWCMAVYCVCFILSAAVVVLCVGECTGFLPFPFTRFLSAYGLLAVVMYLTATIIWPVFQFDKSYSHIQTRQQPTLLMVAVLTALNFLLYLADLAYSARLVFVSV